Part of the Mycolicibacterium mageritense genome is shown below.
GGGCAACATGTTCGACGCCGGCTACTTCTGGCACTACAACGAACTGTGGGTCGGTGGTTCGTCGGCGCCGGGCGAGAAGTCGATGGTGTTCGGAATGATCGTCACGGTCTTTGCCATGCGCTGCGCCGCCGCGATCGGCTTCCTGCAGATGAAGCGCTGGGGCCACCAGTGGATGATCGTGACCTGCTGGATGGGCGTGCTGATCTGGTGCGTCTACGTGTTCAACATGACCATGTTCGCCGACGTCCGCTATGCCGGCGTGATCTTCCCGGTGATCGGCTGGTGGCTCTACGACATCTTCTACATCACGCCGTTCCTGGCCATCCCGTACCTGCACACGGTCAACCGCGAAATCTTCACGGACTGAAGGAGCATCACAGTGACGGAAGCACCGACAGACCTGCCGCCGGGCACCACACCGTACTACGCGCGCATGCACAAGTGGATCAAGCGAGCCGTGCTGGTGTGCCTGGTCGCCCTCGTCATCGAGGGCGCCTTCACGCTGCCGTTCATGGCGGTCTACTACGGCTACCCGACGTTGAGCCTCACGCAGATCTGCAGCGAGCTGCTCAAGGTCCGCTACTCAGACGACACCCTGGAATGCCAGCACCCCTACCCGATGCTCGGCCCGCCCGAGGGCGCCGCGGGCAAGGACACCGCGCGCGACGAGTGGGGCATCCAGCCGGTGCCGAAGTACGACCGGCTGGGCTTCCGGGAGTTGGTGCGACGCTACGAGGAACGCCAGGCCCGGCAGGCTGCCGAACATCAGCCCTGACGTGACTGGTCTCGAGGGCCTAACGATTCAGTAGTTTCTCGGCGTCGACGCCAGCGTAAGCAGCAAACCCGTGGTGTCGTGGATGTCGATGTTCTCACTCAGCTTTTCACCCGGTACCGCGGCGCCCCGCCTGACTGTCGCGGCGGCCGCGGGTCTGGCGCTGCTCGCGCTCGGAGCCCCGGCGGTGTCGGCGGCCCCGAGCACAGACGCACAGGGCTACGTCGACTCGACTGCCCGGTGCGCCACCGCCGCGGACACGGTGCTGTACGCCAGTACCGAGGGTTCGCGGCTCGCGATCTGCAGCGTGTCGGGCGGCAAGTACGAATACCGCGGCGTGCGGCTGCGGGACGGTGCCCGGCTGATCGTGCCCGCGACCCGGTCCGACGACGGTGCATTCATCGTCGAGAACGCCGGGGTCACGTATCTGATCACGTCGAAATCGCTGGCCATCAGCGTCGGCGAACGGGTGATCCGTGAAGAGCCGATGGTCGACTTCAACCGGCCGGGCACTGCCTCGCCCGCGCAGACGCCGACGTCGTCCACGCCGCTACCGCCGCCGCTGGCGGCAGAGGTGGGTGGCAGCAGCCGGTAGCGCGCGTGCCATCCTGAGTTGAAAATGATATTCAGTAAGGATGACGTTCCTCCAGTTCGAGTGCCCTGAGCTCGAGGAACTTGCCGTCGGCGCGATCCGGCTGACTGTTCCACTGCACGACGACGTCATCCAGGTGGGCATCGGGGGCCGCTACCCGACGGGCGTGATCGAGGTATGCAAGACGCGCGACGCCGTGAGGGTGCGGCGTATCGACGGCCGCCCGGTACAGGCCCACATCGTTCGTGACTGGCAGGGTCCGAACAGCCCAGGAACTCGCAGCGCGGTGCTCCGCCATGGGGTGGCCGTGCTGACCTTCCGCCGGAGGTCTCCACGGGGCTGGGCGGCAGACGGGCTCCCGATCCGCAGGCCCGCGGACCTCGAGGCCTTCGTCAGCACTATCGCCAGATTCGCGCTGGCCAAACAGCGCCGGCCGGGTCAGCTCACCGCGTAGGTCTGCAGATAGGTGGTCAGCGCCCGCTCGCCTTCGGTGAGCACGGCCCGATCACCGGTCGGCCCGGCGTGGTACGCCAATTCCAGTACGCGATCGCCCATTTCGACGGCGACCGCGGTGACCAGCGGGTCGGTGTCCGGATGGAGCAGACCCCAGCCGAGCAACGCGGTGTGCAAGGCGTGGGCGAACTGCGCGCGCCGCAACCGCGGGTCGTCGAGCAGGCCGCGGGCGACGCTCGTGTAGTGCAGGGTCACCAGGTGCGGGTGCCGGTGCAGGTGCGTGTAGTGGAATTCGAAGATGCCGTGCACGACTTCGCCGAGGCTGGTCGGGGCCAGTTCGTGCAGCAATGCCGCGCCCTCGGCGTCCCGCCGGTCGAGGTGGTCGAGCACGATCTCGAGCAGGATCGCGTCACGGTTGGGGAAGAACTGATAGACCGTCGCGACGGGAACGTCGGCATGGTCGGCGATCGCGCGGGTGGTGACGGCGTCGGGCCCATCCGATTCCAGCAGCGTCATCGCTGCCGCTCGGATTCGTTCGACCCGCCGTCTGCTGCGCTCCTGCACCGGCTCGCGCCGACGGAGGGCGTTGTGGCTGACCACGTAGGGAATGGTCTCACACGGCTAACGTGAAACCGATTCATGTTACTGTGCTGCGCGACTGGTTTGTCAGCTGGCCAGAGGGGTGGCCGGATGACCAACCCCAGGCCGCGATCACCATGGCGACGTGGCCGGCGGATTCGGGGGCCGCCGTCGCGTTGATGCCGGACTCCGTGCCGGCCCATGGTGGTCGCCCCGACCATCATCCGTACTCCCGAGTGGGGCGTGCGGGCCTGATCGTTCGGTAGCGTGGGGAAACTGTGTCCATCCTCTCGAAGCCGCTCGTAGCCGACATGCTCGCGCGACTGTTCTCCGCCACCGTCAACCCCGCCCCGAAGCCGGGCGTCCGGTTCCCGGAAATACCAGGCGACACAACCGAAGTGGTGATCCCGACGCGGCACGGCGATACCGCAGCGACGGTGTACCGGCCGAAACCGGGCAAGGCCACGCCTGCCGTCTACGTCAACGTCCACGGTGGCGGCTTCGTCGTCGGGCACCGGGATCAGGACGACCCGTGGTGCCGGTATCTCGCCGCGCACGCGAATGTCGTTGTGGTCAACACCGATTACGTACTGGCACCGCGGCACCGCTTCCCGGCTCCCGTCGAGCAGATCTACGACGTTCTCGGCTGGGCGGCCGCGGCGGACCGTGACTGGGATCCAACCAGGCTTTGCGTCGGTGGTCAGAGTGCCGGCGGCAGCCTCTCCGCAGCGGCGGCCCGGCTGGCGCTGGAACTCGGCGGGCCGGACATCAAACTGCAGGTCTTGCACTATCCGCCACTGGATCTGGTGACCGCGACCAAGGACAAGAGGTCCGCGCTCGGCGCCAAGGCCGTGATGCGGCCGTGGATGGGCGAGGTGTTCGACACCGCTTACGTGCCCGATGTCGCGAGACGCACCGACCGGCTCGTCTCGCCGGCGTGGGGCACCAATGCCGATTACATCGACGGCATCGCACCTGCGCTCGTGGTCACCGCCGAGTACGACCGGCTGCGTGACGAGGCATGGCGTTACGCCCAGAAGCTCGATGCCGTCGGTGCTCTGGCCGAGTACCACGAGGTGCGCGGCGTCGACCACGGCTACAACATCATGAGCGATGCCGGGGACGTCACGCGGCGTGTGTACGACGTGATCGCCGGACACGTGAGCCGCGCCATCGCGGCCTAACCGAGGGCTGCGTGCAACTCGAGGGTGGCCGCGACGGCGGTGGCCGCCTCGGCGCCCTTCTTGACGAAGTGCTTGGTGAAGTAGCCGACGTGCTCGTCGTGTTCGTGGAAGTGGTGCGGCGTGAGCACCACGGAGAACACCGGCACATCGGTGTCGAGTTGCACCCGCATGAGCCCGTCGATCACCGCGGTGGCGACGAAATCGTGGCGGTAGATGCCGCCGTCTACCACCAGGCCCGCGGCCACGATGGCCCGGTAGCGCCCGCTGAGCGCGAGACGTTTTGCCGTCAGCGGGATCTCGAACGCACCCGGCACCTCGAAGAACTCGAGGGCGTCGGCGGTGAATCCGAGGGTACGGATCTGATCGGTGAAACCTTCGCGCGCCTGGTCGACGATGTTGCGGTGCCAGGTGGCCTGCACGAACGCGATCTGGGTGGCTGCGGCAGTCATGGGAGAACGCTATCGCAGGGCACTCGGCGAACGTGATGCGAATCTCGTGCGGAGGCCTTGCGAGCGCTGAATTGATATTTAGGCTTGCCTTACCTAATACG
Proteins encoded:
- a CDS encoding TetR/AcrR family transcriptional regulator, which gives rise to MVSHNALRRREPVQERSRRRVERIRAAAMTLLESDGPDAVTTRAIADHADVPVATVYQFFPNRDAILLEIVLDHLDRRDAEGAALLHELAPTSLGEVVHGIFEFHYTHLHRHPHLVTLHYTSVARGLLDDPRLRRAQFAHALHTALLGWGLLHPDTDPLVTAVAVEMGDRVLELAYHAGPTGDRAVLTEGERALTTYLQTYAVS
- a CDS encoding alpha/beta hydrolase, which produces MSILSKPLVADMLARLFSATVNPAPKPGVRFPEIPGDTTEVVIPTRHGDTAATVYRPKPGKATPAVYVNVHGGGFVVGHRDQDDPWCRYLAAHANVVVVNTDYVLAPRHRFPAPVEQIYDVLGWAAAADRDWDPTRLCVGGQSAGGSLSAAAARLALELGGPDIKLQVLHYPPLDLVTATKDKRSALGAKAVMRPWMGEVFDTAYVPDVARRTDRLVSPAWGTNADYIDGIAPALVVTAEYDRLRDEAWRYAQKLDAVGALAEYHEVRGVDHGYNIMSDAGDVTRRVYDVIAGHVSRAIAA
- a CDS encoding 6,7-dimethyl-8-ribityllumazine synthase, with product MTAAATQIAFVQATWHRNIVDQAREGFTDQIRTLGFTADALEFFEVPGAFEIPLTAKRLALSGRYRAIVAAGLVVDGGIYRHDFVATAVIDGLMRVQLDTDVPVFSVVLTPHHFHEHDEHVGYFTKHFVKKGAEAATAVAATLELHAALG